The proteins below come from a single Benincasa hispida cultivar B227 chromosome 4, ASM972705v1, whole genome shotgun sequence genomic window:
- the LOC120076904 gene encoding uncharacterized protein LOC120076904: protein MEMNKKSSHSKEILTVGRSSSSSEVKKPVEKDLSSSTFINQAAIRWHEGRKKWVDKNSQQQQRMERESIISWSTAYEDLLSTHEPFSEPIPLPEMVDFLVDIWHDEGLFD, encoded by the exons atggagatgaataaaaaaagttCCCATTCAAAAGAGATACTGACTGTGGGCCGTTCTTCATCGTCTAGTGAAGTGAAAAAGCCTGTGGAAAAAGACTTAAGCTCCTCCACGTTTATTAATCAGG CTGCAATTCGTTGGCACGAGGGTAGAAAGAAGTGGGTCGATAAAAATTCTCAACAACAACAAAGAATGGAAAGGGAATCAATCATAAG CTGGTCAACAGCGTATGAAGATCTGCTCTCCACTCACGAGCCCTTCAGTGAGCCAATACCTCTCCCT GAGATGGTAGATTTCTTGGTTGATATTTGGCATGATGAAGGGCTTTTCGATTAG